GCACCATGCCAGGCAACACCATATTCCATTGATGGCTGCACTCGGTGGCGGCTATCAGCGCAATGTTAGCCGTTTAGTCGATGTACATCTGCAACTGTTTATCGCCTTGCAGCAGGTGTGGCCGGAACATTTCAATCCGCCACATCCCGAAAAATAACCGCTCCACATAGTCACAACAGCCATTTTAAAATTGCCAGTAGCATTAACCACAGAGGTGGTTTATGTTGTACAATTACAATAACTTCAAAATGGAGCACGACAATGAAACTTCATGATGATCTGCACAATTATTACGAAAAGATTGTGCTCGAAAATATTGAGGAACGCGGCCTGGACCACAAGTATGATGAAGATGTCATGGCTGATCTGTGCTGTACCGCATTAAACCGTTTGCCTGCGCGCTACATCCGCTACGACGTAGACATGGAGTTTTATCTGCCAACCGACGAAAGAGCCGAAATGGAAGGTCGGGTAAAAGAAGCCGTTGACTATGCGTTGGCACAAATTGCTAAAAAGAAACAGTTTCAACCATGACAAAAAATACCTTAGATCAGGCACCCGAACACATTAAGTTGGCTGTCGACCTAATCATGTTACTTGAACAAAATGAAGTGCCAGCAGAGCAAGTGCTGGCCGCACTGGAAATAGTTCAGGCTGATTTTGCTAAAAAGTTAGATACAGAAATCAGTTAACTTTAAAAGCACAAAATACTTCACATTACATTTACCCTTATGTCATATTGTCGCCTCACAATGACAACGACTTATGATGTAAGGAATAATTATGACAACAATCAGTCCTCGTGCACTCACCCTTTGCCTGACGGCTGTCGGTCTGTTTCATGGCAGCACTCTGGCAAATGATTTTGCCGCACTCGATGAAGCTGTACCTGCAGGGTATGTGATCAACGCCACCGAGCCGGTGTTCGATTTTGACGGTGACGGCTGTCTGCCCAGCGCAGGGATCAGCCGCACCGGCCAGCAAAATGCAGGTCTTAAAACCTCGGGCAGTCTTGGCGGTAGTTGCCGTGACAGCCAGTTTTTGAATACCTCTAATACCGTTCACCGCTACGCCTGCGCAGAAACAGATCTGGGGCGTTTTTGTGGCCATTTTTATGCAATGTACTTTAAAAAAGACCAGGTGTTTCCCTACTTCGGTGGCGGTCACCGTCATGACTGGGAATATGCTGCGGTCTGGACCAAAGATGGCGTAGTCACCCATGGCAGTTATAGCGCTCATGGCGATCTATACACAAAACCCGCGAGCGAGCTGCCTTTTGAAAATGGTCATCTGAAAATTGTCTATCACAAAGACGGGATCCTCACCCATGCGTTTCGCTTCGCCAAGTCGAACGAAGTGGCAGAGAATGGATACAACCGCTTTGTAACGCCAGCGATCATCAGCTGGTACGAAATGTCCGGAGATGGCATAGACAATCAGGGATTGCGCGATAAGTTAAACCAGTATGATTACGGCTCTGCAACCCTACCGGTCAAAGACAGCCGCTTTTTGACTAACCTGAATCGTTTCAAACCTTCTGGTTATCCCACTTTTACAAGCGCTGATGTCCTCGCGGCCCAGTAGCAAAGTGTGCAGCCCGCTTTAACGGCGGGCAATCTCATTATGCAGAACGTGCCAGTGTTTGTGTCGAGGTATGCAATTTATATTGGGCAAAGAAACGACTATCTTCTTCTGAGTCTCTGGGGCAGGCGAAATAAGCCACATCATCGCGAACCGGTTCCGGGCGGCGGTGTTTACCATCTTCCCAGTACAGCACAGCATGTTTTACCAGCTCTTCCAGATAAGTGTGATCCCAGCTGTAGTGGCAGTAACCATGATGGTCAGACAGATAAGGGGCGTAGTCGCCACAGGTATCAATGCTGCTCACGCCATTTTTGTAGTCAGCAAACGCTTTTGCGTCTTCCTCTGCGGTGGCCGGGTCGACAAAATAGGCGACATCACGACGCGGTGGTA
The Pseudoalteromonas viridis DNA segment above includes these coding regions:
- a CDS encoding NPP1 family protein, whose protein sequence is MTTISPRALTLCLTAVGLFHGSTLANDFAALDEAVPAGYVINATEPVFDFDGDGCLPSAGISRTGQQNAGLKTSGSLGGSCRDSQFLNTSNTVHRYACAETDLGRFCGHFYAMYFKKDQVFPYFGGGHRHDWEYAAVWTKDGVVTHGSYSAHGDLYTKPASELPFENGHLKIVYHKDGILTHAFRFAKSNEVAENGYNRFVTPAIISWYEMSGDGIDNQGLRDKLNQYDYGSATLPVKDSRFLTNLNRFKPSGYPTFTSADVLAAQ
- a CDS encoding late competence development ComFB family protein translates to MKLHDDLHNYYEKIVLENIEERGLDHKYDEDVMADLCCTALNRLPARYIRYDVDMEFYLPTDERAEMEGRVKEAVDYALAQIAKKKQFQP
- a CDS encoding YbaM family protein, with the protein product MTKNTLDQAPEHIKLAVDLIMLLEQNEVPAEQVLAALEIVQADFAKKLDTEIS